A portion of the Caldicoprobacter guelmensis genome contains these proteins:
- a CDS encoding transposase: protein MGLLGDTSKLSVAFDGSSYNSGASHYGTKVCDCQSKGIYNCTRKRRFSDPEATWGWDSYRNQWFYGSTLFTVTASDSPYDLPIYMRIVQANRHDSVTTIFALRDIHSIYHNLTFKHFIADGAMDNYPTYDLLKHYNIIPFIALDSRTKLKFDYPHPDILCFDYKGRPICPV from the coding sequence GTCGCCTTCGATGGCTCATCTTACAACTCTGGTGCAAGCCATTACGGCACCAAAGTCTGTGACTGCCAATCTAAAGGTATCTACAACTGTACCCGCAAAAGGCGCTTCTCTGACCCTGAGGCAACCTGGGGCTGGGATAGCTACCGCAACCAGTGGTTCTACGGTAGCACCCTATTCACTGTCACCGCTTCCGATAGCCCCTATGACCTCCCTATATACATGCGAATAGTCCAGGCCAACCGTCACGATAGCGTTACTACCATCTTTGCCCTAAGGGACATCCATTCTATCTACCACAACCTCACCTTTAAACATTTTATCGCTGACGGCGCTATGGATAACTACCCAACTTATGACCTACTCAAACACTATAACATAATACCTTTCATAGCACTGGATTCCCGTACTAAACTTAAATTTGACTACCCTCATCCCGACATCCTTTGCTTTGATTACAAAGGAAGACCTATATGTCCTGTAT